Proteins co-encoded in one Acidovorax sp. 69 genomic window:
- a CDS encoding DUF2938 domain-containing protein, whose product MTLPLQDIPLALLIGMGATAVMDAWLLLLRRLGVATLNFSLIGRWVGHLFKGQLTHTAIAKAAPVRGEVAWGWFTHYAVGVAFAAVLVGIQGAAWVHHPTLLPALAMGVCTVAAPLLVMQPAMGSGFAASRTPTPLKNCLRSLANHTVFGLGLYLSAQVVALISR is encoded by the coding sequence ATGACACTCCCACTGCAAGACATTCCCCTCGCACTCCTGATCGGCATGGGTGCCACCGCTGTCATGGACGCCTGGCTGTTGCTGCTCCGGCGCCTGGGTGTTGCGACGCTCAACTTCTCCCTGATCGGCCGCTGGGTGGGCCACCTGTTCAAGGGCCAGCTCACCCACACAGCCATTGCCAAGGCGGCGCCCGTCCGGGGCGAGGTGGCCTGGGGTTGGTTCACGCACTACGCCGTGGGAGTGGCTTTTGCCGCCGTGCTGGTCGGCATCCAGGGCGCAGCCTGGGTCCACCACCCCACCCTGCTGCCTGCGCTGGCCATGGGCGTCTGCACGGTGGCGGCGCCACTGCTGGTGATGCAGCCCGCCATGGGCTCGGGGTTCGCTGCATCGCGCACACCCACACCGCTCAAGAACTGCTTGCGCAGCCTGGCCAACCACACGGTCTTTGGCCTGGGCCTGTACCTCTCCGCGCAGGTCGTCGCACTGATTTCACGATGA
- the modC gene encoding molybdenum ABC transporter ATP-binding protein, which produces MAAHPPSTQITAQLTVAHPGFTLDVNLQLPGHGVTALFGPSGCGKTTCLRAIAGLERAKPGHVVVNGEVWQDDAQQIWRTTHERGLGYVFQEASLFDHLSVRGNIDYGLQRTPATRRKVALEQAVELLGIAHLMDRKPQALSGGERQRVAMARALATSPRLLLMDEPLAALDAQRKAEVLPYLERLHRTLDIPMLYVSHAIDEVARLAGHMVLMREGRMLAQGPTDELIVRLDLPLAHGDAAATVITGTVLRHDAHDHITTVGFHGGQLLLVSPTPRAPGEPLRLRVQARDVSLALAAPHDTSILNVLPATVVALAEDSPGQLMVALDAGATRLLARVTQRSAQALRLTPGQPLFAQVKGIAIVN; this is translated from the coding sequence ATGGCGGCACATCCACCCTCCACACAGATCACGGCGCAACTCACGGTGGCGCACCCCGGCTTCACGCTGGACGTGAACCTGCAACTGCCCGGGCACGGCGTGACCGCCCTCTTCGGCCCCTCAGGCTGTGGCAAGACCACCTGCCTGCGCGCCATTGCCGGGCTGGAGCGCGCAAAGCCGGGACATGTGGTGGTCAACGGCGAGGTGTGGCAGGACGATGCGCAACAAATTTGGCGCACCACCCACGAGCGCGGCCTGGGCTACGTGTTCCAGGAGGCCAGCCTGTTCGACCATCTGAGCGTGCGCGGCAACATTGACTACGGCCTTCAGCGCACGCCCGCCACACGCCGCAAGGTGGCGCTGGAACAGGCGGTGGAGCTGCTGGGCATCGCCCACCTGATGGACCGCAAACCCCAGGCGCTGTCGGGCGGCGAACGCCAGCGCGTGGCCATGGCGCGCGCACTGGCCACCAGCCCGCGCCTGCTGCTGATGGACGAACCGCTGGCCGCACTGGATGCGCAGCGCAAGGCCGAGGTGCTGCCTTACCTGGAACGGCTCCATCGCACGCTCGACATCCCCATGCTGTATGTGAGCCACGCCATCGACGAAGTGGCCCGGCTGGCCGGGCACATGGTGCTGATGCGCGAAGGCCGTATGCTGGCCCAAGGTCCCACTGACGAACTGATCGTGCGACTGGACCTGCCACTGGCCCATGGCGATGCGGCCGCCACGGTGATTACAGGCACGGTGCTGCGCCACGATGCGCACGACCACATCACCACCGTGGGGTTCCATGGGGGCCAACTGCTGCTGGTAAGCCCCACACCCCGCGCCCCCGGCGAGCCACTGCGCCTGCGCGTGCAGGCGCGCGACGTGAGCCTGGCTCTCGCTGCCCCCCATGACACGAGCATTCTCAACGTCCTGCCCGCCACCGTGGTGGCACTGGCAGAAGACAGCCCGGGCCAGCTGATGGTGGCCCTGGATGCAGGCGCCACGCGGCTGCTGGCGCGAGTCACCCAGCGGTCGGCCCAGGCGCTGAGGTTGACCCCCGGCCAACCCCTGTTTGCGCAGGTCAAGGGCATCGCCATCGTGAACTGA
- a CDS encoding helix-turn-helix transcriptional regulator: MQEIDVVRALAALAQEVRLRVFRALVVAGPAGLTPGDLSTQLEVAANTLSFHLKELTHAGLISQERQGRNLIYRAAFDTMNALLGYLTENCCQGAACAPSEAASSCHCEPLVEGEPL, translated from the coding sequence ATGCAAGAAATCGATGTTGTCCGTGCCCTCGCTGCTTTGGCTCAGGAGGTTCGCCTGCGGGTCTTTCGCGCCCTGGTGGTGGCTGGCCCTGCCGGGCTGACCCCGGGGGATTTGTCTACGCAGCTGGAGGTTGCTGCCAACACCTTGTCGTTCCATTTGAAGGAGCTGACCCATGCGGGGCTCATCAGCCAGGAGCGGCAGGGCCGCAACCTGATCTACCGCGCTGCGTTCGACACCATGAACGCGCTTTTGGGCTACCTCACCGAAAACTGCTGCCAGGGGGCCGCGTGTGCGCCTTCTGAAGCGGCGTCGTCCTGCCACTGTGAACCCCTTGTTGAAGGAGAACCCTTATGA
- the arsB gene encoding ACR3 family arsenite efflux transporter, whose protein sequence is MSMFERYLTVWVFLCIVVGIALGQLFPRAFQAVGRMEIAQVNLPVGLLIWVMVVPMLVKVDFGALGEVRKHAKGIGVTLVVNWLVKPFSMAFLGWLFIRQWFAPYLPADQLDSYIAGLILLAAAPCTAMVFVWSRLTGGDPLFTLSQVALNDSIMVIAFAPLVAFLLGISAITVPWDTLLTSVVLYIVIPVVLAQWLRRSLLTKGMAVFEAVMARMGPWSITALLATLVLLFAFQGEAILQQPLVIALLAVPILIQVFFNAGLAYWLNRAVGEKHNVACPSALIGASNFFELAVAAAISLFGFHSGAALATVVGVLIEVPVMLLVVHIVNRSKGWYERA, encoded by the coding sequence ATGAGCATGTTCGAGCGCTACCTCACGGTGTGGGTGTTTTTGTGCATCGTGGTCGGCATTGCGCTGGGACAGTTGTTCCCCAGGGCCTTCCAGGCCGTGGGCCGCATGGAGATCGCACAGGTCAACCTGCCCGTCGGGTTGCTGATTTGGGTGATGGTCGTCCCCATGCTGGTGAAGGTGGATTTTGGTGCGCTGGGTGAAGTGCGCAAACACGCCAAGGGCATCGGCGTGACGCTGGTGGTGAACTGGCTGGTCAAGCCGTTCTCCATGGCGTTTCTGGGCTGGCTGTTCATTCGCCAATGGTTTGCGCCGTATCTGCCGGCGGACCAGCTCGACAGCTACATCGCTGGCCTCATCCTGCTGGCGGCGGCGCCGTGCACGGCCATGGTGTTTGTGTGGAGCCGCCTCACCGGCGGCGACCCGTTGTTCACGCTGTCGCAGGTGGCGCTGAACGACAGCATCATGGTGATTGCGTTTGCCCCGCTGGTGGCGTTTTTGCTGGGCATCTCGGCCATCACCGTGCCCTGGGACACCTTGCTGACCTCGGTGGTGCTCTACATTGTGATCCCGGTGGTGCTGGCCCAGTGGCTGCGCCGGTCGTTGCTGACCAAGGGCATGGCGGTGTTTGAGGCCGTCATGGCGCGCATGGGCCCCTGGTCCATCACGGCGCTGCTGGCCACACTGGTGTTGCTGTTTGCGTTTCAGGGCGAGGCCATCCTGCAACAGCCGCTGGTGATTGCCTTGCTGGCCGTGCCCATCCTGATCCAGGTGTTCTTCAATGCCGGGCTGGCGTACTGGCTCAACCGCGCGGTGGGCGAGAAGCACAACGTCGCCTGCCCGTCGGCACTGATCGGCGCCTCCAACTTTTTCGAGCTGGCGGTGGCGGCCGCCATCAGCCTGTTCGGCTTTCATTCGGGCGCCGCGCTGGCCACGGTGGTGGGGGTGCTGATCGAGGTGCCGGTGATGCTGTTGGTGGTGCACATCGTCAACCGCAGCAAGGGCTGGTACGAGCGGGCGTGA
- a CDS encoding ArsI/CadI family heavy metal resistance metalloenzyme: MKRFHAHVHVEDLAQSIAFYSKLFDAQPARVETDYAKWMLEDPRINFAISTRGAKPGLDHFGMQTDDAGELATLKARAEAADMALLDEGSTTCCYARSEKHWVTDPQGIAWEHFHTLGDIPVFNEASQPAAAGACCAPAAESAPAVARPACCGPATAAPTKATCC; the protein is encoded by the coding sequence ATGAAACGTTTCCACGCCCATGTGCATGTCGAAGACCTGGCCCAGAGCATCGCTTTCTATTCCAAGCTGTTTGACGCCCAGCCTGCCCGTGTCGAGACCGACTACGCCAAGTGGATGCTGGAAGACCCGCGCATCAACTTCGCAATTTCCACCCGGGGCGCCAAGCCGGGGCTGGACCACTTCGGCATGCAGACCGACGACGCAGGCGAACTGGCCACTTTGAAGGCCCGTGCAGAGGCTGCCGACATGGCGCTGCTGGATGAAGGCAGCACCACCTGTTGCTATGCGCGCAGCGAAAAGCATTGGGTGACCGACCCGCAGGGCATTGCGTGGGAGCATTTCCACACGCTGGGCGACATCCCCGTCTTCAATGAGGCCAGCCAGCCTGCTGCAGCGGGCGCCTGCTGTGCCCCTGCCGCAGAGTCTGCCCCCGCAGTGGCCCGGCCCGCGTGCTGTGGCCCCGCAACGGCCGCCCCCACCAAAGCCACCTGCTGCTGA
- a CDS encoding arsenate reductase ArsC, producing MNTLNVLFLCTHNSARSILAEALLNDMAPGRFKAYSAGSSPRANQQPHPLGLQVLRAAGIATEGLRSKGWDEFAAPGAPAMDLIITVCDNAAGEVCPIWPGHPATAHWGYADPSEGDASEDEKREAFRKTLHAIHQRLELLINLPADKLEKTLLQGSARELARHAVAP from the coding sequence ATGAACACGCTGAACGTCCTGTTCCTCTGCACCCACAACTCTGCCCGCAGCATCCTGGCAGAGGCGTTGCTCAACGACATGGCCCCCGGCCGCTTCAAGGCCTATTCCGCAGGGAGCAGCCCACGCGCCAACCAGCAACCCCACCCCCTGGGCCTGCAGGTGCTGCGGGCTGCGGGGATTGCCACCGAAGGCCTGCGCAGCAAGGGCTGGGACGAGTTTGCGGCCCCCGGTGCGCCTGCGATGGATCTCATCATCACCGTCTGCGACAACGCAGCGGGCGAGGTGTGCCCGATTTGGCCGGGTCATCCGGCCACGGCGCACTGGGGTTATGCCGATCCGTCCGAGGGTGATGCGTCGGAAGACGAAAAACGCGAGGCCTTTCGCAAAACGCTGCACGCCATTCATCAGCGGCTGGAGCTGCTCATCAACTTGCCTGCGGACAAGCTCGAAAAGACCCTGCTGCAAGGCTCGGCCCGTGAGCTGGCCCGGCACGCCGTGGCGCCATGA
- a CDS encoding (2Fe-2S)-binding protein → MQVQFTVNGRAASVDVPPNTLLVHALREHLALTGTHVGCDTSQCGACTVHVNGRAVKSCAMLAVQAQGAEVTTIEGMAAPDGTMHPMQAAFKECHGLQCGFCTPGMVMSAVDLCKNHPGASEGEIRELLEGNICRCTGYQNIVRAVQVGQKAMASA, encoded by the coding sequence ATGCAAGTCCAGTTCACCGTCAACGGGCGCGCTGCCAGTGTTGACGTTCCTCCCAACACCCTGCTGGTCCACGCGCTGCGAGAGCACCTCGCGCTCACCGGCACCCATGTGGGCTGCGACACCAGCCAGTGCGGCGCATGCACCGTGCATGTGAACGGCCGGGCCGTCAAATCCTGCGCCATGCTGGCGGTGCAGGCCCAAGGGGCCGAGGTGACCACCATCGAAGGCATGGCCGCCCCGGACGGCACCATGCACCCCATGCAGGCGGCGTTCAAGGAGTGTCATGGCCTGCAGTGCGGCTTCTGCACCCCTGGCATGGTGATGAGCGCGGTGGACCTGTGCAAGAACCATCCAGGCGCCAGCGAAGGCGAGATCCGTGAGCTGCTCGAAGGCAATATCTGCCGCTGCACGGGCTACCAGAACATCGTGCGCGCGGTGCAGGTCGGCCAAAAAGCCATGGCATCGGCATAA
- the modB gene encoding molybdate ABC transporter permease subunit, protein MPFSSADLAAIGLTLRLAGTTMLLLLVLCTPLAWWLAHTPSRWRGPVSALVALPLVLPPTVIGFYLLVTMGPHGPLGQFTQWLGLGTLPFTFWGLVLGSLIYSLPFAVQPLQHAFEAIGHRPLEAAATLGAGPMDRFFTVALPLARPGFITAAILSFAHTVGEFGVVLMLGGNIPGVTRVVSVQIYDHVEALEYTQAHWLAGGMVLFSFVVLLGLNLTRRKATSMVQ, encoded by the coding sequence ATGCCCTTCTCCAGCGCCGACCTGGCGGCCATTGGCCTCACCCTGCGGCTGGCGGGCACCACCATGCTGCTGCTGTTGGTGCTGTGCACACCGCTGGCCTGGTGGCTGGCACACACCCCATCGCGCTGGCGCGGGCCAGTGTCGGCACTGGTAGCGCTGCCGCTGGTACTGCCCCCCACCGTGATCGGTTTTTATCTGCTGGTCACGATGGGCCCGCACGGGCCCCTGGGGCAGTTCACCCAATGGCTGGGCCTGGGCACCCTGCCCTTCACCTTCTGGGGCCTGGTACTGGGTTCCCTCATTTATTCACTGCCTTTTGCCGTGCAACCGCTGCAGCACGCGTTTGAGGCCATCGGCCATCGCCCGCTGGAAGCGGCGGCCACGCTGGGCGCCGGGCCGATGGACCGGTTTTTCACCGTGGCGCTGCCCCTGGCGCGACCAGGCTTCATCACTGCCGCCATCCTGAGCTTTGCGCACACCGTGGGCGAGTTTGGTGTGGTGCTCATGCTGGGAGGCAACATCCCCGGGGTGACGCGCGTGGTGTCAGTGCAGATCTATGACCATGTCGAGGCCCTCGAATACACCCAGGCCCACTGGCTGGCGGGGGGCATGGTGCTGTTTTCGTTTGTGGTGTTGCTGGGGCTGAACCTCACCCGCCGCAAGGCCACCTCGATGGTGCAGTGA
- a CDS encoding TOBE domain-containing protein: MPASPSLSDALGHALTDKRIDILRQIGACGSISQAARAVGVSYKAAWQAVDTLTNLAGTPLVARAVGGAGGGGAQLTEAGQQLLAAASAMAQARGAVLSCWQATPHAGPALARLAVRTSMRNQLPCVVERLSVQGQIVRVHLLLGLDGRGAGDGPVALASRITRESAELLGLQPGLAVQALCKATAVSVERRGRVALATEATVGVPSGTHLLDARATRVVRGGSGDEVSAELAGGLQMVGFAAPDSGLRAGSPVVLRVEENAVVLALAEI; this comes from the coding sequence ATGCCTGCTTCTCCCTCTCTCAGCGACGCGCTGGGCCATGCCCTGACCGACAAACGCATCGACATCCTGCGCCAGATTGGCGCCTGTGGCTCCATCTCGCAGGCTGCGCGTGCCGTGGGCGTGAGCTACAAGGCCGCGTGGCAGGCAGTGGACACGCTGACCAACCTGGCGGGCACGCCACTGGTGGCCCGCGCGGTGGGCGGGGCAGGGGGCGGCGGGGCCCAGTTGACCGAGGCGGGGCAGCAGTTGCTGGCGGCGGCCAGTGCGATGGCGCAGGCGCGCGGCGCTGTGCTCTCGTGCTGGCAGGCCACGCCCCATGCGGGGCCTGCACTGGCGCGGCTGGCCGTGCGCACCAGCATGCGCAACCAGTTGCCCTGTGTGGTGGAGCGGCTCTCGGTGCAGGGGCAGATCGTGCGCGTGCACCTTTTGCTGGGGTTGGATGGCCGGGGGGCGGGCGATGGGCCAGTGGCGCTGGCGTCGCGCATCACCCGCGAAAGTGCCGAGCTGCTGGGGCTGCAGCCGGGGCTGGCCGTGCAGGCGCTGTGCAAGGCCACTGCAGTGTCGGTGGAGCGCCGCGGGCGCGTGGCCTTGGCCACTGAAGCCACGGTGGGTGTGCCTTCCGGCACCCACCTTCTGGATGCCCGGGCGACGCGAGTGGTGCGGGGCGGTTCGGGTGACGAGGTGTCTGCCGAGCTGGCGGGCGGTCTGCAGATGGTGGGCTTTGCGGCACCCGACAGTGGCTTGCGTGCTGGCAGCCCGGTTGTGCTGAGGGTGGAGGAAAACGCAGTGGTGCTGGCACTGGCCGAGATCTGA
- a CDS encoding helix-turn-helix domain-containing protein, whose amino-acid sequence MDIAEVARRSGLRASTLRYYEEKGLVHSVGAPGERRRFAPGVLDQLALIALGQSAGLSLDDIRSMFLASGEPNIDRQLLSAKADELDAMVKRLKAMSNGLRHAAACPAESHAQCPSFQRLLKAAAAGALEHKQNRVKPVAGLRRTGA is encoded by the coding sequence ATGGACATTGCCGAAGTCGCCCGCCGCTCGGGCCTGCGGGCCTCGACGCTGCGGTATTACGAAGAAAAGGGACTGGTGCACTCTGTGGGCGCACCGGGTGAGCGTCGCCGTTTTGCCCCCGGCGTGCTGGACCAGTTGGCGCTGATTGCGCTGGGACAATCGGCGGGGCTTTCGCTCGACGACATCCGTTCCATGTTTCTGGCCAGTGGCGAGCCGAACATTGATCGGCAACTGCTCTCGGCCAAGGCCGACGAGCTGGACGCCATGGTCAAGCGCCTCAAAGCCATGAGCAACGGACTGCGGCATGCGGCGGCCTGCCCGGCCGAGAGCCACGCGCAATGCCCTTCGTTCCAGCGGCTGCTCAAGGCCGCTGCCGCCGGGGCGCTGGAGCACAAGCAAAACCGGGTGAAGCCTGTGGCCGGACTGCGCCGCACCGGTGCGTGA
- a CDS encoding flavodoxin family protein, whose protein sequence is MKTIAIVYHSAHGHTAHIARHVLEGTQSLPGIQTDLLQAEDLARTPDDLLHYDGVILGSPTYLGGVSGPFKTFMDATGRLWKTQQLKNVLAAGFTVSSLPAGDKQSTLVSMFVFAMQHGMVWVGNPILPEQHAGVPYDEAANRLGSWSGLMAQAGHGAAADAFVPGDTKTARMFGQHFAETLQRLGGVAAHQPGEEVTA, encoded by the coding sequence ATGAAAACCATCGCCATCGTTTATCACAGCGCCCACGGGCACACCGCACACATCGCCCGCCATGTCCTGGAGGGCACCCAGAGCCTCCCCGGCATTCAAACCGATCTGCTGCAGGCCGAAGACCTGGCCCGAACGCCCGATGATCTGCTGCACTACGACGGTGTCATCCTCGGCTCTCCCACCTACCTGGGCGGGGTGTCCGGCCCGTTCAAGACCTTCATGGATGCCACCGGCCGCTTGTGGAAGACTCAGCAGCTCAAGAATGTGCTCGCTGCAGGTTTCACCGTTTCGTCGCTGCCCGCGGGTGACAAGCAGTCCACGCTGGTATCCATGTTCGTGTTTGCCATGCAGCACGGCATGGTGTGGGTGGGCAACCCCATCCTTCCCGAACAGCACGCCGGGGTGCCGTACGACGAGGCCGCCAATCGGCTGGGCTCCTGGTCGGGCCTGATGGCGCAGGCAGGCCATGGTGCGGCAGCCGATGCCTTTGTGCCCGGCGATACCAAGACCGCCCGCATGTTCGGGCAGCATTTCGCCGAGACGCTGCAGCGCCTGGGCGGTGTGGCTGCGCACCAGCCCGGCGAGGAGGTCACCGCATGA
- the modA gene encoding molybdate ABC transporter substrate-binding protein: MFYRRAFLHLTLIGLGFATAHAAHADQVSVAVAANFTAPMQKIAAAFEADTGHKAELASGATGKFYAQITNGAPFQILLAADDTTPAKLEREGKAVPQKRFTYAVGTLVLWSAQPSYVDGNGDVLKKGDFKHLAIANPKLAPYGAAAVQVMDKLGVSTALQPRLVQGENIAQTFQFVSTGNAQLGFVALSQVMTNGKISSGSAWQVPANLHDPIRQDAALLNPGKDSAAAAALLAYLRGDKARAIIQSYGYSF, from the coding sequence ATGTTCTACCGCCGAGCCTTTCTGCACCTCACCCTCATCGGCCTGGGTTTCGCCACGGCACATGCGGCCCATGCCGACCAGGTTTCGGTGGCGGTGGCCGCCAACTTCACGGCGCCCATGCAGAAGATCGCGGCCGCGTTTGAGGCCGATACCGGCCACAAGGCAGAACTCGCCTCTGGCGCTACGGGCAAGTTTTATGCGCAGATCACCAACGGGGCGCCGTTTCAGATCCTGCTGGCAGCAGACGACACCACGCCCGCCAAGCTCGAGCGCGAGGGCAAGGCCGTACCCCAGAAGCGCTTCACCTACGCCGTGGGCACTTTGGTGCTGTGGAGCGCTCAGCCCAGCTATGTGGATGGCAACGGCGATGTGCTCAAAAAGGGCGACTTCAAGCACCTGGCCATTGCCAACCCCAAGCTCGCGCCGTACGGCGCTGCGGCCGTGCAGGTGATGGACAAGCTGGGTGTATCGACCGCGCTGCAGCCGCGCCTGGTACAGGGCGAGAACATTGCGCAAACCTTCCAATTTGTGTCCACCGGCAATGCGCAACTGGGGTTTGTGGCGCTGTCGCAGGTGATGACCAACGGAAAGATCAGCAGCGGCTCGGCCTGGCAGGTGCCTGCCAACCTGCACGACCCCATCCGCCAGGACGCCGCGCTGCTCAACCCTGGCAAGGACAGCGCCGCTGCCGCCGCGCTGCTGGCTTACCTGCGCGGCGACAAGGCCCGCGCCATCATTCAGTCCTACGGCTATAGTTTCTGA
- a CDS encoding saccharopine dehydrogenase NADP-binding domain-containing protein translates to MAALTTLVLGGYGNFGARICKALAGDPATHHGIRVLVAGRDALRAQALANTLGHGAQGVALDHQTPGLAATLRQWGVGLVIHTAGPFQAQAYNVAQAAAEAGAHYIDLADGRRFVCDFPASMQAAFAAAGRTAIAGASTVPALSSAVIDHLCAGWQHIDRIDTCIAPAQRAPRGQATLAAVLSYCGLPIDVWEGGRWQPQRGWAHPTPVRFHRLRPRLGAVCDIPDLEIFPARYQARDRVTFRAALEVGLAQRAFATLAALRSWGVLPHPEKLAWLMHHAGGALDFLGTPLGGMVVRVAGTDAQGQPRRRAWHIAADHDHGPEIPCMAAILLARQLAAGQALPMGAHTSTSLLPLAAFAPEFARWGMVTDVVEE, encoded by the coding sequence ATGGCAGCACTCACCACCCTGGTCCTGGGCGGCTACGGCAACTTCGGCGCACGCATCTGCAAAGCGCTGGCGGGTGATCCCGCCACGCACCATGGCATCCGAGTGCTGGTCGCTGGCCGCGACGCATTGCGCGCCCAGGCCCTGGCAAACACCCTGGGCCACGGCGCACAGGGCGTGGCCTTGGACCACCAGACCCCTGGTCTGGCAGCCACGTTGCGGCAATGGGGCGTTGGTCTTGTCATCCACACAGCGGGGCCGTTCCAGGCCCAGGCATACAACGTAGCCCAGGCCGCCGCCGAGGCAGGCGCACACTACATCGACCTGGCCGACGGCCGCCGCTTTGTGTGCGACTTTCCCGCTTCAATGCAGGCTGCGTTTGCCGCTGCAGGGCGCACCGCCATTGCCGGAGCCAGCACCGTGCCGGCATTGTCTTCGGCCGTCATCGACCACCTGTGCGCGGGCTGGCAGCACATCGATCGCATTGACACCTGCATCGCCCCCGCGCAGCGGGCGCCTCGGGGCCAGGCCACGCTGGCGGCAGTGCTGAGCTACTGCGGCCTGCCCATCGACGTATGGGAGGGCGGCCGCTGGCAGCCGCAACGCGGCTGGGCCCACCCCACGCCGGTGCGGTTTCACCGGCTGCGGCCGCGCCTGGGGGCTGTCTGCGACATTCCGGACCTGGAGATTTTCCCGGCCCGCTACCAGGCACGCGACCGCGTCACTTTCCGTGCCGCTCTGGAGGTGGGCCTGGCGCAGAGAGCCTTTGCCACCCTGGCGGCGCTGCGCTCTTGGGGCGTGCTGCCCCATCCCGAAAAGCTGGCCTGGCTGATGCACCACGCGGGCGGCGCGCTGGACTTTCTGGGCACACCACTGGGCGGCATGGTGGTGCGGGTGGCAGGCACCGATGCCCAGGGCCAGCCCCGCCGCCGCGCCTGGCACATCGCTGCCGACCACGACCATGGCCCCGAAATCCCCTGCATGGCGGCGATCCTGCTGGCCCGCCAACTGGCGGCCGGGCAGGCGCTGCCAATGGGCGCACACACCAGCACCAGCCTGCTGCCGCTGGCGGCCTTTGCGCCCGAGTTTGCGAGGTGGGGCATGGTGACCGATGTGGTGGAGGAATGA
- a CDS encoding DUF2798 domain-containing protein has translation MIPARYGPVLFSLILSGVMSLLVSGISTFRAVQPQQDWVSLWAGAWLTGWLVAFPAVMLAAPLARKVVARLTTKG, from the coding sequence ATGATCCCCGCCCGCTATGGCCCTGTGCTGTTCAGCCTGATCCTGTCGGGAGTGATGTCGCTGCTGGTGTCAGGCATCTCCACCTTTCGCGCTGTGCAGCCCCAGCAGGATTGGGTGAGCCTCTGGGCGGGTGCCTGGCTCACGGGGTGGCTGGTCGCGTTCCCGGCGGTGATGCTGGCGGCCCCGTTGGCCCGCAAGGTGGTGGCACGGCTCACCACCAAGGGCTGA
- a CDS encoding helix-turn-helix domain-containing protein, which translates to MLSSAPSTTAHRHALIAQARQSLLAGGAAPAHAEVEPWIARSWQRCLTQGLNPAQRVAFDAVSAPALRRSLEENHPLLHAARPVLDQLTRAIAGMRYFAILTDARGIVVNVQGPCDRSDPRASSIGRVGIDLSEAAVGTTAIGAALAELQPVWLHRGEHFFDDNSSYSCAGAPLFDPHGQCVGMLDLTGIDVPERPELRHLVARSARAMEDALLLQRPHALLLRLNWPGCTLGGEGDGLLALDGDGVVMGANSMARQLVPQPLRMPGTPTHCSDLLAMPWTMLFDAARRHPAQPLDLPLWSGLRLQALAQLRDLTRSSASGPATAVAHATPSAPSVAAPLREAETALIRRAVQDARGNVAEAARALGISRATVYRKLGAPKGP; encoded by the coding sequence ATGCTTTCCTCAGCGCCCAGCACCACCGCACACCGCCACGCGCTCATTGCGCAGGCCCGCCAGAGCTTGCTGGCGGGTGGCGCAGCGCCTGCGCACGCAGAGGTCGAGCCATGGATTGCACGGTCGTGGCAACGCTGCCTGACGCAGGGGCTCAACCCTGCGCAGCGTGTAGCGTTTGACGCCGTCAGCGCTCCGGCGCTGCGCCGCAGCCTGGAGGAGAACCACCCCCTGCTGCACGCGGCCCGCCCGGTGCTGGACCAACTCACCCGCGCCATCGCCGGCATGCGCTACTTCGCCATACTCACGGACGCACGTGGCATCGTGGTGAATGTGCAGGGCCCTTGCGACCGCAGTGACCCGCGCGCAAGTTCGATCGGCCGGGTGGGCATTGATCTCTCGGAGGCCGCCGTGGGCACCACTGCCATTGGCGCTGCACTGGCCGAACTGCAGCCCGTGTGGCTGCACCGGGGCGAACATTTTTTTGACGACAACAGCAGTTACAGCTGCGCAGGTGCCCCGCTGTTCGACCCCCATGGCCAGTGCGTGGGCATGCTGGACCTGACCGGCATTGACGTGCCCGAACGGCCCGAGCTGCGCCACCTTGTGGCGCGCTCGGCCCGCGCCATGGAAGATGCCCTGTTGCTGCAACGACCCCATGCACTGCTGCTTCGCTTGAACTGGCCCGGCTGCACGCTGGGCGGCGAGGGGGATGGCCTGCTGGCGCTGGACGGCGATGGTGTGGTGATGGGCGCCAACAGCATGGCACGCCAGCTGGTGCCCCAGCCCCTGCGCATGCCTGGCACACCCACCCATTGCAGTGACCTGCTGGCCATGCCCTGGACCATGCTGTTCGATGCGGCACGGCGGCACCCGGCGCAACCGCTGGATTTACCTCTGTGGTCAGGTCTGCGTCTGCAGGCCCTGGCACAACTGCGAGATCTCACCCGCAGCAGTGCCAGTGGCCCGGCAACCGCAGTGGCGCACGCCACGCCATCGGCGCCTTCGGTGGCAGCCCCGCTGCGCGAGGCCGAAACCGCTCTGATCCGCCGAGCCGTACAGGACGCCCGTGGCAACGTGGCTGAAGCCGCCCGTGCGCTGGGCATCAGCCGCGCCACGGTGTATCGAAAGCTGGGCGCACCCAAGGGGCCGTGA